TTATGGAATCATTGGAATGTTCCATATTCTACCCCCAGCATTAGCATGGCTGTGGCGATTAGTTTCGCCAAGAGGAGACTCTAATCCAAGCATTACTAAAGGTGACGGACTTACAAGTGAAGGGGTTGGCTCATATTGGCCATTTGCTACCGGGAAATTCACCAAACACGCCAACTTATTGTTAAAACAGATAATAGATACGAGCCAAACAAGACATGTTCTTTTCGCAAACCAGAATATTGGCAGTTGGAAAGTGAGCTTTATGCCCCAGTGGATATCCAGAGAATACTTAGCAAGAAGAGGGGTAGCCAAGTTTCATAAAGAGCAGCTGGTTCCCTGTCGTTGTCAGCTACTAGGTTATGCGCCGCAACAAATGCGCATTGAAGGAACCTTAGTCCCTGAATATTTCTTTCAAGTAGAAAAACAGGCAGAAGTAGGACTTGTTGCCTATGATAAAGGAGTAGATCTTTTGAGTAATTTCTTTAAAAGTGAATTATCAAATTATTTAAATGAAGATCTCGATATTTTGGGCAAAAAGATTATTGAATGCTGCTTAAATAACGGGTCGCTTGAAGACTACGAAAAACTAATCCCAATGACACTATGAGAAAAAATGATAACTAAAAATCCGGAAGGCAAACTTCCTCAAATATCGAAAAACTCATTTGTCCATCCTTCGGCAGTAATTATTGGCAACGTGAATATTGGCAAGAATGTTTTTATTGGTCCTTATGCAGTAATAAGAGCCGATGAGTTGCAAAGCTCCATTATCATCGGGGACAACAGCAATGTTCAAGATGGAGTCATTATTCATGCTCTTTCAAAAACTACCGTGAAAGTCGGCATGAAAACCTCGCTATCCCATGGATGCCTTATTCACGGACCCTGCAACATCGGAAACAATTGTTTCATAGGATTTAAATCGATTATTTTCAAGGCAACTATTATGGATGATGTTTTTATTGAACATTCGGCTTTGATTGAAAATGTAGAAATAGCTGCTAATAGTAAAATAGGATCGTCATCAACAATTAAAACAAGTAACTCTGATGAAATTAAACCTATTGATAAACAATCCATTGAATTTAAACAAAAAGTATTGGATGCAAATAATTATTTAGTAGCCGGTTATCGGATTGGTTAAATACAATTCCGGCACTAACTGGCGGAGCAAAGGAGACGTCATCTTGGGATTACTGAGAGTATTTGAGACTTGGTACGGGATATAATAATCGCTGATGTAATCTGAAAAAGCCCGGACAGTTTTGCCCGGGCTTTTGTAAAACAATCTAAAAATCAGAAATTCTGAAATATTGAATAGACCTCATTTTCGGTAAAATGATATTCTCCACTTCTGTAGGCTCCCCCTGACAACCATATTCTACTATTAAATCTCGTAGCAGCAAATTCTTGACTATCTCCTGGTAAATTACATTCCTTCCATGTAACGCTATCGGATGAATACCAGGCAGTACTATTTGTAACGCTATACATAACAGATAGCTTGCCGTTAAATACGGCAAAAGTAGGTTTATATTTTTCTCCATCCCAGGGAGTAGAACTTTTTGCCTTTGTCCATGAAGTCCCGTTAGCAGAGTACCAGATATCACCGATCCAATTATCTGATTTTCCTCCAAATATCCAAATTTTACTGTTGAAAACAAGAGAATTTGGGCAACGGGGACTCCATGGGGCGCTGGCGGTTATCTTACTCCAGTTTTTGCCATCTGAGGAATTCCAGACTTCATTGAGTGTCTGTCCAGGAACACCTTCTCCGAAAAAATATCCTCCGAGCAACCATAGCTGCATTCACAGGATAAGCAATTACCTACAACATAATTTAAACAATACTATTTTCAGGGGGGTAAATGAGTTTTTTGATGGTACTCTGAGAAGAAAAAAAGATGCGCTTAAATAGTTGGAGAAGACCTGCCATTTATCGTTCTATAGGTCTCATTAACTTATATGAATTATTCCTGGTACGTCGAGTTAGAGAATAACAAGGGAAAATTTCCAGTTGCAATTCGATTACCAAAGGATTATATATCACTTTAGTAAACTAAGTCATGATGGACATATTTGGGAAATTCCCTATATGAACGAATCAAAAATGCCCGAAAATATGAAAAAATAAAGGGGGGAATAAACAAATGGCAGAAATGAATCCGGTAGTACATTTTGAAATGCCTGCAGAAGACAGAAAACGTATGGCAGATTTCTACACAAAAGCTTTTGGCTGGGAAACTAAGCAGTTAGGGCCTGAGATGGGAGATTATATTCTTGTTACCACCACTGAGACAGACGAAAAGGGTTTCCCCAAAGAACCTGGCAGGATCAACGGCGGATTTTTTCAAAAAACAAATGATATGCCCGCACAATACCCATCCGTGGTTATTGCAGTAGCTGATGTCAAAAATGCGATGAAAAAAGTTGAAGGAGCGGGAGGGAAAGTGTTGGGTGAACCGATGGAAATACCAGGGGTCGGACTATATGTGTCATTCGTTGATACGGAAGGCAACAGGGTAAGTATATTACAGCCAAGTCCAATGTAAAATGCAATGCTATGAAAAGGAATATAATGACATAAATGCTAGCAATCACTCAGCATTTATGGTTTGACAAAGAAGCTAAAGAGGCGGCTGAGTTCTACACATCACTCTTCGAGGACTCAGCCATTAAGAGTTCGACAACGCTTTATAACACTCCTTCGGGCACGGTAGATATTGTCACCAATGAACTTATGGAACAGGAATTCACACTCATCAGTGCAGAACCGCTATTTTA
Above is a window of Candidatus Margulisiibacteriota bacterium DNA encoding:
- a CDS encoding carbonate dehydratase; the encoded protein is MITKNPEGKLPQISKNSFVHPSAVIIGNVNIGKNVFIGPYAVIRADELQSSIIIGDNSNVQDGVIIHALSKTTVKVGMKTSLSHGCLIHGPCNIGNNCFIGFKSIIFKATIMDDVFIEHSALIENVEIAANSKIGSSSTIKTSNSDEIKPIDKQSIEFKQKVLDANNYLVAGYRIG
- a CDS encoding VOC family protein yields the protein MNPVVHFEMPAEDRKRMADFYTKAFGWETKQLGPEMGDYILVTTTETDEKGFPKEPGRINGGFFQKTNDMPAQYPSVVIAVADVKNAMKKVEGAGGKVLGEPMEIPGVGLYVSFVDTEGNRVSILQPSPM